In a genomic window of Peptoclostridium acidaminophilum DSM 3953:
- a CDS encoding EAL domain-containing protein, giving the protein MRFIASFLIILTLLTSNICSAQTLRVGTYEDKPLVFKGEKGKPQGFAIDVLEEIARQQGFDVTYSHSNFSESISRIKSGEIDILVDVIQTPERDNFMNFTKESLMENWGIVITKPLDDINTIFALSEKRVAVLEDDIYGENFMEQLDMFKVSAHIVKADSYEQVISMIENGSADAGVLNKLAISQHKADRPVSFKETPVIFSPVQMKYGFSKNVDSEFIERFDSALLGMKKYPFSEFYEASSRWFPTQESKQLPYWSKISLYSLLGATLLSCVMALIFKRKSSRARRELESTYSEVVELNRKLQKDCSKIKQKNELIKKLAYYDQITGLKNKQSLDYDLGKLCTAGEEFAVAFFSIDNLKGISSALGHRGRDMLAKKVSERLSLAAHRYDSIYRWEGTEFVLIVKGPASCRKGELLAKETMSLFKSSMQIKGSPVFVSGSMGISRFPEDSKNPGELIKKAAMALEHVQLSGRNGYRFYDEKLSNKTARDFLMETKLREALLSDELQVYYQPRVDSSSGSIVGLEALVRWFDCDGKSIRPDEFIPIAEDSGLITGVGEVVLHKACAHAKQLCDAGYPLPVSVNLSPKQFEDSGLLNILDDALFNSGLDHSLLELEITENAVLGNLAESIKTLELIRSRGIKLLLDDFGTGYSSLNYLMSLPLDFLKIDKIFMDKLFQDTKHENIVEFIIVLAKSLGLKIIAEGIEEPEQLDYLKRKCCDEYQGYLFSKPLPFESLLELVGDNFS; this is encoded by the coding sequence ATGAGATTCATCGCATCTTTTCTAATAATTCTGACGCTGCTTACAAGCAACATCTGCTCTGCCCAAACGCTTAGAGTTGGCACTTACGAGGACAAGCCCTTGGTTTTCAAGGGCGAAAAAGGCAAGCCGCAAGGCTTTGCAATAGACGTCCTTGAAGAAATAGCAAGGCAACAGGGCTTTGACGTTACATACAGCCACAGCAATTTCTCCGAGAGCATAAGCAGAATAAAAAGCGGAGAAATCGACATACTCGTGGATGTGATCCAGACGCCGGAGCGAGACAATTTCATGAACTTCACAAAAGAATCCCTTATGGAGAACTGGGGCATAGTGATAACAAAACCGCTCGATGACATAAACACAATATTCGCCCTGAGTGAAAAAAGAGTCGCCGTGCTCGAGGACGACATATACGGCGAAAATTTCATGGAACAGCTTGACATGTTCAAGGTGTCCGCCCATATAGTAAAGGCCGATTCCTACGAGCAGGTCATAAGCATGATAGAAAACGGCTCAGCCGACGCCGGAGTACTCAACAAGCTTGCAATAAGTCAACACAAAGCAGACCGCCCGGTAAGCTTCAAGGAGACTCCCGTAATATTCAGCCCGGTGCAGATGAAATATGGCTTTTCAAAAAATGTCGACAGCGAATTCATTGAACGGTTCGATTCTGCGCTTCTTGGCATGAAAAAATACCCCTTCTCCGAATTCTACGAAGCCTCCAGCAGATGGTTTCCAACCCAGGAGAGCAAGCAGCTTCCGTACTGGTCCAAAATATCCCTCTACTCGCTGCTTGGAGCCACACTCCTCTCCTGCGTTATGGCACTCATATTCAAGAGGAAATCATCAAGGGCCAGACGCGAGCTCGAGAGCACATACAGCGAGGTTGTAGAGCTAAACAGGAAACTGCAGAAGGACTGCAGCAAGATTAAGCAAAAAAACGAGCTCATAAAAAAGCTGGCCTACTACGACCAGATTACAGGGCTCAAAAACAAGCAATCACTCGACTACGACCTCGGAAAACTGTGCACTGCAGGCGAAGAATTCGCCGTAGCCTTTTTCAGCATAGACAACCTCAAGGGCATAAGCAGCGCACTCGGCCACAGAGGCCGAGACATGCTTGCAAAAAAAGTGTCAGAAAGGCTTAGCCTCGCGGCTCACAGGTATGACAGCATATACAGATGGGAGGGCACAGAGTTTGTGCTTATAGTTAAGGGGCCTGCCTCCTGCCGGAAGGGGGAGCTGCTTGCAAAAGAGACCATGTCACTTTTCAAAAGCTCCATGCAGATAAAGGGTAGTCCCGTGTTCGTGTCGGGCAGCATGGGCATTTCACGTTTTCCTGAGGATTCGAAAAATCCGGGCGAGCTAATAAAAAAAGCTGCCATGGCGCTCGAGCACGTGCAGCTCTCCGGCAGAAACGGCTACAGGTTCTATGACGAAAAACTCTCGAACAAGACAGCGCGCGATTTCCTGATGGAGACTAAGCTGCGCGAGGCCCTGCTTTCAGACGAATTGCAGGTCTACTACCAGCCGCGTGTAGACTCCTCCTCCGGAAGTATTGTAGGACTTGAAGCACTTGTAAGATGGTTTGACTGTGACGGCAAAAGCATCCGCCCCGACGAGTTCATACCGATAGCCGAAGATTCGGGACTCATAACAGGAGTGGGAGAGGTTGTGCTGCATAAGGCCTGTGCCCATGCCAAGCAGCTGTGCGACGCCGGGTATCCCCTGCCCGTTTCAGTCAACCTCTCGCCAAAACAGTTCGAAGACTCGGGGCTACTAAATATACTTGATGACGCTCTTTTCAACTCCGGTCTCGACCACTCGCTCCTGGAGCTCGAGATAACCGAAAATGCAGTGCTTGGAAATCTGGCCGAATCAATAAAGACTCTGGAGCTCATAAGAAGCCGAGGCATAAAGCTTTTGCTTGACGACTTCGGCACGGGCTACTCCTCGCTCAACTATCTGATGAGCCTGCCCCTGGACTTCCTGAAAATCGACAAGATTTTCATGGACAAGCTATTCCAGGATACAAAGCATGAGAACATAGTTGAATTCATAATAGT
- a CDS encoding methyl-accepting chemotaxis protein produces MLNNIKMKNKLLIFASTMIAFILTVGALGYFYIAQGSKDMSSMFNDNLTPIVHLENSKLHAKSIETSMLSLLYNFDTLSPSQVDESIDNIQLYSENLSSDMALYEKSRLDDFETKTLSEFKKARSEYVESLNKVLELAKAGDKAGAADLFRAKKEQLAKYQDYLEELTKYNVEAAADVDRQNDIESANAAKITAAAIALALVCAAALTYLITISITRPLTVANLQLKTIADGDLSTSIPEKYTAFKDEIGEMSRSIEHMQDSLKNLLSSVKSSSDTIKESSQTLHTITTESSEAINCVANAMEEVASGSMTQAKNSDIITGMAHELGNKIAHADILASDMIELSQKTSELSQKGMQIVGMLDSKMAENMKVSKEINVEVNDMYNYLKTIEQTVILIDKIANQTNLLSLNASIEAARAGEMGMGFAIVADEIRKLSEETERAAKDIKEMVSTIEDKAQSVVSTMENVESIVVQQGNAVSSTKEVFIDTAELIAAVVASVEQVKEHTRDVNENKEQIIVAIDQISSLIQETTAATQETSASMEEQAAAMEEVENHTGELGSIAQLLQEDVNKFRM; encoded by the coding sequence ATGCTAAACAATATCAAGATGAAAAACAAACTTCTTATCTTCGCATCAACAATGATCGCATTCATACTCACCGTAGGAGCGCTGGGGTATTTTTACATCGCCCAGGGAAGCAAGGACATGAGCAGCATGTTCAACGACAATCTGACACCGATAGTACACCTGGAAAACTCAAAGCTGCACGCCAAATCCATAGAGACGTCTATGCTCTCGCTGCTCTATAACTTCGACACTCTCTCTCCTTCGCAAGTAGATGAGAGTATAGACAATATACAGCTGTACAGCGAAAACCTCTCAAGCGATATGGCCCTATACGAAAAAAGCAGGCTTGATGACTTCGAGACCAAGACACTCTCAGAATTCAAGAAAGCAAGATCCGAGTACGTGGAATCACTAAACAAAGTTCTTGAGCTTGCAAAGGCAGGCGACAAAGCAGGAGCCGCAGATCTTTTCAGAGCTAAGAAGGAGCAACTAGCCAAGTACCAGGACTACCTCGAAGAGCTTACAAAATACAACGTCGAAGCCGCAGCCGACGTTGACAGGCAAAACGACATAGAAAGCGCCAACGCCGCCAAAATCACGGCGGCCGCCATAGCCCTTGCTCTTGTCTGCGCAGCCGCACTTACATACCTCATAACAATATCAATCACAAGACCGCTTACAGTAGCAAACCTACAGCTCAAGACCATAGCAGATGGGGATCTTAGCACATCAATCCCCGAAAAATACACCGCCTTCAAAGATGAGATAGGCGAAATGTCAAGATCCATAGAACACATGCAGGACTCCCTAAAAAATCTTTTGTCAAGTGTAAAATCTTCCTCCGACACCATTAAAGAATCTTCACAGACACTGCATACCATAACCACCGAATCCTCTGAAGCCATAAACTGCGTAGCCAATGCAATGGAGGAGGTTGCATCTGGTTCCATGACACAAGCTAAAAATTCGGACATAATAACAGGCATGGCTCATGAGCTTGGAAACAAGATAGCCCATGCGGACATACTCGCCTCTGATATGATCGAGCTATCCCAAAAGACTAGCGAACTCAGCCAAAAGGGTATGCAAATAGTTGGCATGCTCGACTCTAAAATGGCCGAAAACATGAAGGTATCCAAGGAAATAAATGTTGAAGTCAACGACATGTACAACTACCTCAAGACCATAGAGCAGACAGTAATTCTGATAGACAAGATAGCAAATCAGACAAATCTGCTCTCGCTCAATGCAAGCATCGAGGCAGCAAGAGCCGGAGAGATGGGCATGGGCTTTGCCATAGTAGCCGACGAGATAAGAAAGCTCTCCGAGGAGACTGAAAGAGCAGCCAAAGATATCAAAGAAATGGTAAGTACGATAGAAGACAAGGCACAATCCGTTGTGAGCACGATGGAGAATGTCGAAAGCATAGTGGTGCAGCAGGGCAATGCCGTAAGCAGCACTAAAGAAGTGTTCATCGACACTGCGGAGCTCATTGCCGCAGTCGTAGCCTCGGTAGAACAGGTAAAGGAACATACAAGGGACGTAAATGAAAACAAGGAACAAATAATAGTTGCCATCGACCAGATTTCATCACTAATACAGGAGACAACAGCCGCAACTCAAGAGACCTCAGCATCAATGGAGGAACAGGCCGCCGCAATGGAGGAGGTCGAAAACCACACAGGTGAACTGGGGTCAATAGCCCAGCTACTCCAGGAAGACGTGAACAAATTCAGGATGTAG
- a CDS encoding IS607 family transposase codes for MKYYAIGEFAALIGKTPQTLRDWHKKGSFMPHHVTEGGTRYYSQEQLNHFLGIKGIEAKPKQVIGYCRVSSPNQKDDLERQIENVKSYMIAKGYQFTVISDVGSGINYNRKGLNQLVDMITNYEVEKVVILYKDRLLRFGFELIESLCVKYGTVIEIIDNTEKIEEQELVEDLVQIITVFSCKLQGKRAHKAKKMIKELLENDNGCEG; via the coding sequence GTGAAATACTATGCAATAGGTGAATTTGCTGCATTGATAGGAAAAACACCGCAAACATTGAGGGATTGGCACAAGAAAGGTTCGTTTATGCCCCATCATGTTACAGAAGGTGGAACAAGGTATTATTCTCAAGAACAACTAAATCATTTTCTTGGCATTAAAGGAATAGAAGCTAAGCCTAAGCAAGTAATTGGATATTGCAGGGTCAGTTCGCCCAATCAGAAGGATGACTTGGAGCGACAGATTGAAAATGTCAAATCATATATGATTGCCAAAGGCTATCAATTCACGGTCATTTCAGATGTCGGAAGCGGAATAAACTACAACAGAAAAGGACTAAATCAACTTGTAGACATGATAACCAACTACGAGGTCGAAAAAGTGGTAATCCTATACAAAGACAGGCTGCTAAGATTCGGATTTGAACTCATAGAAAGCTTGTGCGTTAAGTATGGCACTGTTATCGAAATTATCGACAACACCGAAAAGATCGAGGAGCAGGAACTTGTTGAAGATTTAGTTCAGATAATCACAGTCTTTAGTTGTAAGCTTCAAGGCAAAAGGGCTCACAAGGCGAAGAAAATGATTAAGGAGTTGCTTGAAAATGATAATGGGTGTGAAGGTTAG
- a CDS encoding RNA-guided endonuclease InsQ/TnpB family protein has product MIMGVKVRLHPTKEQEQTLWKSVGTARFVYNWTLARQEENYASGGKFISDNDLRKEITKLKQDELPWLKEVSNNVAKQAVKDACDAYKKFFKGLSGKPRFKSRKKSKLSFYNDNEKLKIKESSVLIEKVGWVSIRKNSIPIGIKYSNPRVSFDGKYWFISVGIEKEQPKEKLTGESIGIDVGIKDLAICSNGMKFKNINKAKAVKKLEKRLCRLQRRVSRKYLKNKKGVKFVKTCNIIKIEREIRLLHRRLANIRSNHNHQTTNAIVKTKPSRVVMETLNIKGMMKNKHLSKAIAQQSLHEFKRQIQYKCAFGGIGLVEADKWYPSSKTCSECGHIKSKLSLSERTYNCEGCGSVIDRDLNASINLSRYELVV; this is encoded by the coding sequence ATGATAATGGGTGTGAAGGTTAGGCTCCATCCAACAAAGGAGCAAGAACAAACATTATGGAAGTCGGTCGGAACAGCAAGGTTTGTCTATAACTGGACACTTGCAAGACAAGAGGAAAACTACGCAAGCGGCGGCAAATTCATATCAGACAATGATTTGCGAAAAGAAATAACCAAGCTAAAGCAAGACGAGCTGCCGTGGCTGAAAGAAGTGTCAAACAATGTAGCCAAGCAAGCCGTCAAAGACGCTTGCGATGCCTACAAGAAATTCTTCAAAGGGCTTTCTGGCAAGCCGAGATTCAAGAGCCGCAAAAAATCCAAACTATCCTTCTATAACGACAATGAAAAACTTAAAATCAAGGAATCTTCGGTTTTGATTGAAAAAGTTGGTTGGGTCAGTATTAGGAAAAATTCAATCCCTATAGGCATAAAATACTCAAATCCGAGGGTGAGCTTCGACGGCAAGTATTGGTTCATATCCGTCGGCATAGAGAAGGAACAGCCTAAAGAAAAGCTTACTGGCGAAAGCATAGGCATAGATGTGGGAATAAAAGACCTAGCCATATGCTCAAATGGAATGAAATTCAAAAACATCAACAAGGCAAAAGCAGTTAAAAAGCTTGAAAAAAGGCTATGCAGGTTACAGCGTAGGGTATCTCGCAAATACCTAAAAAATAAGAAGGGAGTTAAGTTTGTCAAAACTTGTAATATCATAAAAATCGAAAGGGAGATTAGGCTTTTGCATAGGCGGTTAGCCAACATCAGAAGCAACCATAATCACCAAACAACGAATGCGATAGTGAAAACCAAGCCAAGCAGGGTTGTTATGGAGACCCTTAATATCAAGGGAATGATGAAAAACAAGCATCTGTCAAAGGCTATAGCTCAACAGAGCCTGCATGAGTTCAAAAGACAAATTCAGTACAAATGTGCCTTTGGCGGCATTGGGCTTGTAGAAGCCGACAAGTGGTATCCATCATCAAAGACCTGTAGCGAGTGTGGTCATATAAAATCAAAGCTTTCACTATCCGAGAGGACATATAACTGTGAAGGATGCGGCTCTGTAATAGACAGAGACCTCAATGCAAGCATTAACCTTAGCAGATATGAATTAGTAGTCTAA
- the metF gene encoding methylenetetrahydrofolate reductase [NAD(P)H] encodes MLISEKIKTNQPTVSFEIFPPKPGYPVDTIYDTIDSLSDLNPDFISVTYGAGGSTKDTTVEISSLVEQKHNIPALAHLTCLTSTRDEIDGILDKLEANGVRNILALRGDVPQGSCAVDFSDSMYSHSGDLVQHIKERGGFCIGGACYPEKHKESKNAWDDIVHLREKVDQGLDFLITQLFFDNELFYGFVEKAGSMGVDVPILPGIMPVMNLKQVSKIVSLTGCSVPKKFLRIIEKYEHNPEALKEAGMAYAASQIIDLLAWGVPGVHIYSMNKAEETRRIVNSISTIRGTQNRDCSKL; translated from the coding sequence ATGCTGATAAGCGAAAAAATAAAAACAAATCAACCGACAGTTTCATTCGAGATTTTTCCACCGAAGCCCGGCTACCCGGTGGACACAATATACGACACTATAGACAGCCTGAGTGATCTGAATCCGGATTTCATAAGCGTGACCTACGGGGCGGGGGGGAGCACAAAGGACACTACTGTAGAGATTTCATCGCTGGTCGAGCAAAAGCACAACATACCGGCGCTGGCGCATCTCACATGCCTTACATCCACAAGGGATGAAATAGACGGCATACTAGACAAGCTTGAAGCCAACGGGGTCAGGAACATACTCGCCCTCAGGGGCGATGTGCCTCAAGGAAGTTGTGCAGTCGATTTTTCAGACAGCATGTATTCGCATTCCGGAGATCTTGTGCAGCACATAAAGGAAAGGGGCGGTTTTTGCATAGGGGGCGCCTGCTATCCTGAAAAGCACAAGGAGAGCAAGAATGCATGGGACGACATTGTGCATCTGAGGGAGAAGGTGGACCAGGGTCTTGATTTTCTAATAACTCAGCTCTTCTTCGACAATGAGCTCTTCTACGGTTTTGTTGAAAAAGCCGGGAGCATGGGCGTAGACGTTCCGATTTTGCCGGGAATAATGCCTGTTATGAACTTAAAGCAGGTAAGCAAGATTGTAAGCCTCACAGGCTGCTCTGTACCCAAGAAGTTCCTGAGAATCATTGAAAAATACGAGCATAATCCCGAGGCTCTCAAGGAGGCGGGCATGGCTTACGCCGCATCGCAGATAATAGACCTGCTTGCGTGGGGAGTTCCAGGCGTGCACATATACTCTATGAACAAGGCCGAGGAGACAAGAAGGATTGTAAACAGCATATCCACTATAAGAGGCACTCAGAACAGAGATTGCAGCAAGCTTTAG
- a CDS encoding vitamin B12 dependent-methionine synthase activation domain-containing protein, which produces MQIDRNEVLRYLRCYNEELLDSAILNMVDECIAEIGQIARESSTYAVFEISGRGEEHVELGGAGIVLRGRSIAEHLADCDTCAVMAATLGGEVDRRIRTYSKTDLTRSIVLDSCATAGIESVCDICEESIKQLASEQGYGTNFRFSPGYGDMPLDVQPQILRALDAYRRIGLTVTESLILVPRKSVTAIVGFTKNKERSRRTCAICSMNGKCEYQKRGMTCGS; this is translated from the coding sequence ATGCAAATTGATAGAAACGAGGTCCTAAGATATTTAAGGTGCTATAACGAGGAGCTGCTTGACAGCGCCATATTAAACATGGTGGACGAGTGCATAGCTGAAATAGGGCAGATTGCCAGGGAGTCTTCCACGTACGCAGTGTTTGAAATAAGCGGCAGGGGCGAGGAGCATGTGGAGCTGGGCGGCGCCGGGATTGTGCTGCGGGGCAGGAGCATAGCTGAGCACCTTGCGGACTGCGATACATGCGCCGTTATGGCGGCTACTCTCGGGGGCGAAGTTGACAGAAGGATAAGGACTTATTCCAAGACCGACCTTACAAGGAGCATAGTGCTTGATTCGTGCGCCACAGCCGGAATCGAGTCGGTATGCGACATATGCGAGGAGTCTATAAAGCAGCTGGCCAGTGAGCAGGGCTACGGCACGAATTTCAGGTTCAGTCCGGGTTATGGCGACATGCCCCTGGACGTGCAACCACAAATACTGAGGGCGCTGGATGCATACAGGAGGATTGGGCTCACCGTGACTGAAAGCCTCATACTCGTGCCGAGAAAATCGGTGACGGCCATAGTAGGCTTTACAAAGAACAAAGAGCGTTCAAGGCGTACATGCGCTATATGCAGCATGAACGGCAAATGTGAATACCAAAAGAGGGGGATGACTTGTGGATCTTAG
- a CDS encoding homocysteine S-methyltransferase family protein has product MDLRKFLEDRILIFDGAMGTMLQKKGIKPGELPESYNIEKSEIVYEIHKEYIDAGADVVTTNTFGANRLKLSGSGYSVEQVVKSAVQVARRAAGEKFVALDIGPIGQMMEPIGLLTFEEAYEIFKEQVIAGSDGADFILLETISDLYEAKAAVLAAKENSSLPVLCTMTFQENGRSLNGTDPLTMVKVLEGLGCDAVGANCSLGPEQMLPIIEQIVSAASIPVMVQPNAGLPKVRDGETYYDVSAQDFVSQVRKMADMGALVLGGCCGTSPEFISCLRAELDGVKPLPLAEKRLSCACSSSRTVEIGKGVTIIGERINPTGKKRLREAIKAGELDYIISEAVRQTETGAQVLDINMGVPGIDEPDVIRRVVKEVQSVVDVPLQIDSSNPEAIEAGIRVYNGRAIINSVNGKRESMDKIFPIAKKYGASVIGLTLDEDGIPATAEKRVEIADKIISTAKEYGLCENDIIIDCLVLTASAQQADVMETLKAIPLIKEKFGVKTTLGASNVSFGLPKREIINATYLAMALSYGLDAPITDSTLESNMQVIRSFRVLTNYDERSEAYIAAYGGEQAAQVAAPQAAGEKRSISSIIIAGMKDEAYTSAKELLCEREPMEIVNEELIPALDIVGEKFDKGEIFLPQLIRSAETVKMAFEAVKEQIISSGSASVSKGRVILATVKGDIHDIGKNIVKILLENYGFDVIDLGKDVDPKLVVETARKEGVVLVGLSALMTTTVNNMEETIVDIKSQLPGCQVMVGGAVLNQEYASAIGADFYAKDAKGAVEIARSVFGASQE; this is encoded by the coding sequence GTGGATCTTAGGAAGTTTTTAGAGGATAGAATTCTGATATTTGACGGAGCTATGGGCACAATGCTGCAGAAGAAGGGTATAAAGCCGGGAGAGCTTCCGGAGAGCTACAACATAGAAAAGAGCGAGATAGTCTATGAAATCCACAAGGAGTATATAGACGCAGGAGCCGACGTTGTGACTACTAACACCTTCGGGGCAAACAGACTGAAGCTCTCCGGAAGCGGCTACTCTGTGGAGCAGGTTGTAAAAAGTGCTGTGCAGGTTGCAAGACGCGCAGCCGGCGAGAAGTTTGTAGCGCTCGACATAGGTCCTATAGGCCAGATGATGGAGCCTATAGGGTTGCTCACATTCGAGGAGGCCTACGAAATATTCAAGGAACAGGTAATTGCAGGCAGCGATGGAGCTGACTTCATACTGCTTGAGACGATATCGGACCTTTACGAGGCCAAGGCGGCTGTGCTTGCAGCCAAGGAGAACTCAAGCCTGCCGGTGCTTTGCACTATGACGTTCCAGGAGAACGGAAGATCGCTAAACGGCACGGATCCCCTTACTATGGTAAAGGTGCTTGAAGGCCTTGGCTGCGACGCTGTGGGAGCCAACTGCTCCCTCGGGCCTGAGCAGATGCTGCCTATAATAGAGCAGATAGTATCAGCCGCGAGCATACCTGTTATGGTGCAGCCCAATGCCGGACTTCCGAAGGTAAGAGACGGTGAGACTTACTATGATGTGAGCGCGCAGGATTTCGTATCTCAGGTGAGGAAGATGGCCGACATGGGAGCCCTGGTGCTGGGAGGCTGCTGCGGCACGAGTCCTGAGTTCATAAGCTGCCTGAGGGCGGAGCTGGATGGTGTAAAACCGCTGCCGCTTGCTGAAAAGAGGCTCTCGTGCGCATGCTCATCCTCCAGGACTGTGGAGATAGGCAAGGGAGTTACAATAATAGGGGAGAGGATCAATCCGACAGGCAAGAAGAGGCTCAGGGAGGCCATAAAGGCCGGCGAGCTTGACTATATAATATCGGAGGCTGTAAGGCAAACCGAGACTGGGGCGCAGGTGCTCGACATCAACATGGGCGTGCCGGGCATAGACGAGCCGGATGTCATAAGAAGGGTGGTTAAGGAGGTTCAGTCAGTAGTTGATGTGCCTCTCCAGATAGACAGCTCCAATCCGGAGGCCATAGAGGCCGGCATACGGGTATACAACGGAAGGGCTATAATAAACTCTGTAAATGGCAAGAGGGAGAGCATGGATAAGATATTCCCAATAGCCAAAAAATACGGAGCATCAGTCATAGGGCTTACTCTCGATGAGGACGGCATACCAGCCACTGCCGAGAAGCGTGTCGAAATAGCCGACAAGATAATAAGCACAGCCAAGGAATACGGGCTCTGCGAAAACGACATCATAATAGACTGCCTTGTGCTTACGGCTTCAGCCCAGCAGGCGGACGTAATGGAGACGCTAAAGGCCATACCGCTTATAAAGGAAAAGTTCGGCGTGAAGACTACGCTAGGCGCCAGCAACGTATCGTTTGGCCTTCCAAAGCGCGAGATAATAAACGCGACATACCTGGCAATGGCGCTTTCGTATGGTTTGGACGCCCCTATAACGGATTCCACGCTCGAGAGCAACATGCAGGTTATAAGGTCCTTCAGGGTGCTCACCAACTATGACGAAAGATCAGAGGCATATATAGCGGCCTACGGCGGCGAGCAGGCGGCGCAGGTGGCGGCTCCGCAAGCTGCAGGCGAAAAAAGAAGCATTTCGAGCATCATCATAGCGGGAATGAAGGATGAGGCCTACACTTCGGCCAAGGAGCTGCTTTGCGAAAGAGAGCCCATGGAGATTGTCAACGAGGAGCTCATACCTGCACTCGACATAGTGGGCGAGAAGTTTGACAAGGGCGAAATATTCCTGCCCCAGCTCATAAGGTCGGCCGAGACTGTGAAGATGGCTTTCGAGGCTGTCAAGGAGCAGATAATAAGCAGCGGCAGCGCAAGTGTCTCAAAGGGCAGGGTTATACTTGCAACAGTAAAGGGCGACATACACGACATAGGCAAGAACATAGTCAAGATACTCCTTGAGAATTACGGCTTCGACGTGATAGATCTAGGCAAGGACGTGGATCCCAAGCTTGTGGTCGAGACCGCAAGGAAGGAGGGCGTTGTGCTTGTAGGCCTAAGCGCGCTCATGACGACTACGGTAAATAACATGGAGGAGACTATAGTCGACATCAAAAGCCAGCTTCCGGGCTGCCAGGTTATGGTCGGCGGAGCAGTGCTCAATCAGGAATACGCGTCTGCTATAGGGGCTGATTTCTACGCAAAGGATGCAAAGGGAGCCGTTGAGATAGCAAGAAGCGTTTTCGGTGCAAGTCAGGAATAA
- a CDS encoding nitroreductase family protein: MEIPVNRWHEAIEYRGSRRSFEDTAISMEDARALEELCERISGNTGDIRLVFAQNGVDNVFRGALGKNIARIIRPSAYVALIGDAKAPNIQEKLGYAGECVVLEATSLGVDSCWIGGFFSQEGIREEMGIDQDEFVPAVIALGYANEKKSISEKLIKGISKSHSRKDIDSISTGLPRAEWAEWVKSAVEAARQSPSAVNRQPWRFEVGEDYIKVMLDTPDNSYSISKRLDCGIAMLHIELGARYMGAVGSWRYLEQPEVAVYEVDEIRL; the protein is encoded by the coding sequence TTGGAAATTCCGGTGAACAGGTGGCATGAGGCCATTGAATACAGAGGCTCGAGAAGGAGCTTTGAGGACACGGCAATAAGTATGGAGGACGCCAGGGCGCTCGAGGAGCTGTGCGAAAGAATCAGCGGAAATACTGGTGACATCCGTCTTGTGTTTGCACAAAATGGGGTCGACAACGTATTCCGGGGCGCACTTGGAAAAAATATCGCAAGGATAATTAGGCCTTCGGCATACGTAGCCCTCATAGGGGACGCCAAGGCTCCTAACATACAGGAAAAGCTGGGATATGCGGGCGAATGCGTGGTGCTCGAGGCGACATCGCTCGGCGTCGACTCGTGCTGGATAGGCGGATTTTTCAGCCAGGAAGGAATAAGGGAAGAAATGGGAATAGATCAGGATGAGTTCGTACCTGCGGTAATAGCGCTCGGCTACGCCAACGAAAAAAAGAGCATCTCAGAAAAGCTCATAAAGGGGATATCAAAAAGCCATTCACGAAAGGACATAGACAGCATAAGCACCGGTCTCCCAAGGGCTGAGTGGGCTGAGTGGGTCAAAAGCGCCGTTGAGGCTGCAAGGCAATCGCCGTCCGCTGTAAACAGGCAGCCATGGAGGTTTGAAGTGGGCGAGGACTATATAAAGGTGATGCTTGACACACCAGACAACAGCTACAGCATATCAAAAAGGCTGGACTGCGGGATAGCCATGCTCCACATTGAGCTTGGCGCCAGGTACATGGGCGCCGTAGGTAGTTGGAGGTATCTGGAGCAGCCTGAGGTTGCAGTGTACGAGGTGGATGAGATCAGGCTGTAA